Proteins encoded together in one Neobacillus sp. FSL H8-0543 window:
- a CDS encoding prepilin-type N-terminal cleavage/methylation domain-containing protein, with protein sequence MIKKLGLKLKEQKGFTLIELLAVIVILGIIAAIAIPAIGNVISKSDNKAKVQDGLLIINAAKLYVANNPDTVTGTVFIGPEAATPAVTDIDLSDDYLDRVKDKTFKLTVTKNSTSGKYSYELTTHNSITLVDGKDGTAVDTKASEAELLEYSN encoded by the coding sequence ATGATTAAAAAGTTAGGCTTAAAATTAAAAGAACAAAAAGGTTTTACTTTAATTGAATTACTAGCAGTTATCGTTATTTTAGGGATTATTGCTGCAATTGCAATTCCAGCGATTGGAAATGTAATTTCAAAATCAGACAATAAGGCTAAGGTTCAAGACGGTTTATTAATAATTAATGCAGCAAAACTATATGTTGCTAACAATCCTGATACTGTAACTGGTACAGTATTTATAGGGCCTGAAGCAGCTACTCCTGCAGTTACAGATATTGATTTATCAGATGATTATTTAGACCGCGTTAAAGACAAAACCTTCAAACTAACAGTAACAAAAAATAGTACTTCAGGTAAATATTCTTACGAGTTAACTACTCATAATTCAATTACTTTAGTAGATGGTAAAGACGGTACAGCAGTGGATACTAAAGCATCAGAAGCGGAATTACTAGAATACTCTAACTAA